The DNA window AAGATGGCTTAATGCAGACCAATGTTAGAACAGGACAAACTATGAGACACATATAGGGAGAAAAGCACAAAAACAGTGTTACGGTCTCAGCTGTCCTCTCCCATTAGTCATGTACATACAGACATAGCACTTAGGACTGGGGCTTCCTGTCGGTCACATACGTACACAGGAACAGTACACCAGGGCAGGGCCTCTGTCCTctaacactgtgttctgtctgtgagAACGGCTGGTCAgtcgtagtagcagtagtagtaagaATGGATAGAGAGTGTGTACCTTTCTGTTGGGATAACCACTTTGACTACGGCTTCGGACAGAGTCTGTTCGTGAAGTCAAATCAAATAGTGAAGATATAAAAAAAAAgtgagtatatatatacacagatgAAACACTGCAGGATACATACAGCATAGAAAACGACGATAGCAGTAACAGCTATACATTATTTGAATGAGGGAAAAAGATCCCACATTCAAGAGACGGCTACACTAAGTCAATTATCTATACTATAGGATATCCCCACCCTCTTAATTTTACAGTAACATTTTGAATGCATATGCTTCTGTAACAATACCTCATAACTCCATCTGGGCCAAACCCCCTGTCTTAGGACATATCCTGAAACACTACTAGACTAAGGAATAGATTCATAACATGTCTATACATGCACCACAGGACAAACCAACTGGAATTTAAACTGAGAAATGGAACTCAGAACTGCTACTTCAAGAACATGACAGTCACATGGTCTTGTGTGTGCATCTAAATGCAATTCTAAGCAATGTCCAGTTGATTGATCCTATGATGAATATCACCCTGCATAGGATATCCGCTACAAACACACCTAAAATTGGCAAATTAACTGTAGtgtaaaacaaataaatataaCCTTGAAAAAGAACCATGCACATTCCcaagtgtttttaaaaaaaaagaaccAACCTACCTTGTCAAACTCCTCCTTAGACCTGCCCCATGGCTTGGTAAAGTCATTACGGAAGCGGTCTCGGGGCTGAGCATTGAAGGGCAGGccagaggggggtgggggagtggagatTTTCAGTACCCCTATGGGTGTATAGAGAGGCTGGGGAGGGATGCGAACAGCTTTCCCCCATCCCAGCTTCATTTCAAAACCCAAAACTGTTTTACCTGCAGCAAAAGGAGTAATGATCCTACAATGAGCCACGGTCAATGGAACACTTGACAGTGCATTTATCATCTGGCAGCGTTTACTGAATAGTATGTTTAATATTCTCTTATCACCGACTCACCGTCTAGAGCAGCCAAGGCCCTCTCTGCATCTTTCCTGGTCATAAAGGCCACGAAGCCTCTGTTTGTGACCCTGGTACGTTCCTCGTCACTACGGGGCCACATGATCTTCACGCTTGCCAGGGGACCATACTTGCCAAACTCTTTGCAAAGCATTTCTTCATTCATCTGTCACATTATATAAAGTATCATAACACAGTCTCACAAAAATGCAGTCAGGATTTAAGTCATTTGAACTTATCCCAAACAAAAGAAGAGCAAGCTAGACTATATCTCCTTTGTCAAAACGTCCTAAGCAGATTAGAGATCTTTTACCTTTGGGTTAATGCAGCCAATGTACAGGTTCGTTGTGTTCGGTGTTGCTGGGTCATCATCAAATACTGGAGGAAAACGTGCATATTCAGCTAAACATGTAAAAGCTACTAAGGGTTCATCTTTGATTTGGACAAAGGCCATTATTTTTCCACTGCAAGGGACAGATCTGGCTCTTACTTGATCGTCGTGTTAGTGGTATGTCCAATTCTCCATATCCTCCTCCAGgctcattctttttttttttgtgcctTTCTTCACGTTCCTCCTGTATTCTATAAGAACAGTCATTTTATGCAAAAATGTAAACTACAAATTGGTCAAATAAAGAGTGAAACATGATTTACTACGGCGTGTCAAAAACATACTGCTTTAGCTCCTCTTTGAAAAGTTCAAGGttgctcttcttcttctcttctgtcTTCTTTTTAACAATCTGTGGACCAGACAAACATAAGGAGGCAAAATAATGTATGGTATTATCTTGGTTACAGTAAGAGATTCACATGGTGACTCACCGGCCTTCTGACTTCCGAAGAGTGTGCTGGTGAGACATTCTGGGACACTGAAGTAAACTTCGTGTTCGGTCGGTAAAGCTTGCTCTTTTTGACCTCTGCTGCTTCCTCTTCTGCAAAATAATTTAATAGAAAGAGTAACCATGCAGCACTAAAATAAGTGTTTGCAACATAGACCCCACCAGAGCTGTATTAGCCAGCATGTTTCTGCTCACCTTTAGTTGCATTCACGATCCCCCCACGAACAAACGTTTTCACCCCACTTTTGTCGTTACTGTCAAAAGATGCTAAAAACTCTTCAAAAACGTCAGCTGCTTTTTCTTGTTCCTGGAAATGTGATATTGTTTTAAAATGGTAAGAATAGACCTACACTTTGTTGCAGATATCGATAAAGGGTCAAATATCTTACCTTTTTCTTCAGATCTTCTTGTTCTCTCTTGGTCAATGTTCTCTTAACACCTACAGGTTTCCCTTTCTTGACATTTTTGTCTGCCATGCTGATACTGAAAATAAACGGAAATACCGTATCAGTGTCAGTGaaggaaatgtacatacacccgACGCACAAACGTATTGTATTTTTGTTGCGAGTTACAGTTCTTCTGGAACTGTGGGTGGCCATTTGCAAAAACTCGCTATATGCAACTTCACGCACACTTATTACATCTGCAGGTGTATAGTACATAGTTAGCAAAGTGCTGTAGCTAGCCAGGTGCGTAAACTAGCTGTTTAGCTAGCAGTAGCGAGCTAGATGTGGCCATCCGCCTAACATTGTAAAGCTGGCTAGCTACACGTCATCATATTTGTTGACTGTAACTTACCTGCACATTTTTGTCGCCAGATACGAACCCTTGCTAATTAATATCTAGACAGCTATAATTTGCTTCCGTactctagttagctagctaactctgcTGATACGAGCCCTGacaaccccccctccctctctctctctctctctctctctctcatacaatCACTGTGGTAGCTAACGTTAGGCCAAATCTCGCATGCATGTCGTGTGATCTGGCGTAAAGCTTTGCTACGGCGATCATTTTTTACTTACtgcaataaaaaaatgaaataaaagctTGTTTGGAATGATCTACATCGCAGTAAGTATGGATCATTGACACTAAAAGTTACACATTTCTTACCGTAGAAATGTACAATGCGTTTGTTATTGCTCCACCATTTTGAATAGACAAAAATGGACATAGCGGAAAAGCGATGTCACTTCTCGCTCTGACCAATAAAACGGTCGTCACTaattaacacagccacaaagtcataaactccACCCATTTCCACAATATTGACCTTCTTAATCTTATGCCTAACCTGAAATTAACACCAAAAAGCACATGTATGTTTTCATAAATGTTTACTCTATAGCCTGTgctactttgtggctgtgctagtTGACCCCACACCTGAGTTGTCGGCTCTTTCTATAATAAAATCATAACATCATAACAAACATGCAATGTTATTTAGCTATAAAATCTATTATATTTAATTAAATCTATTGTAAACCCCAAAACATTTGGGACGTGTGATCTTTACTCAATACACATGTAAGGGCAAGTAGGCCACATGTATAGAAAATGTGTTGATTACCAAATAAATGAAACATGAATATTACGTTTTTAAAGAAGTTGCTATATTTCGAAGTGAATTTACAACTCATGTGACCAACTGAACGATAGTGAGTAATCAAGAAAATCGAAATACACAAGTTGCTCATGATTTCATACAACTGCATAGTCTCATTAAAATTAATGTTTGACATTTTATCAGTACATTTCCAGAGGCACTGCTGTAAACATAATGTAAAATGGcctccatatacagtgccttcggtaagtattcaaacccctttactttttcctaattttgttacataacagccttattctaaaatggattaaataaaaacaattcctcagcaatctacacacaataccccataaggacaaagcgaaaacaggtttttagaaatatttgaaaacatatttaaaaaataagaaataccatatttacataagtattcagaccctttgctatgagactcgaaatttagatgaggtgcatcctgtttccattgatcatccttgagatgtttctgcaagttaattggagttcacctgtggtaaattcaattgattggacatgatttggaaaggcacaaacctgtctatataagttcccacagttgacagtgtatgtcagagcaaaaaccaagccatgaggttgaaggaattgtcggtagagctcagagacaggattgtgccgagtCACAGGGTACCAGCATTGAAgatccacaagaacacagtggcctccatcattcttaaatggaataagtttggaacaaccaagactcctcctagagctggcttcccggacaaactgagcaatcaggggagaaactacttggtcagtgaggtgaccaagacccgatggtcactctgacagagctccagagttcctctgtggagatgggagaaccttccagaaggacaaccatctctgcagcactccaccaattaggcctttatgtagagtggccagatggaagccactcctcagtaaaaggcacacgacagcccgcttggagtttgccaaaaggcacctaaagactctcagaccatgagaaacaagattctctggtctggtgaaaccaatattgaactctttgacctgattgccaagtgtcacatctggaggaaacctggcaccatccctacggtgaagcatggtggtagcagtatcatgctgtggagatgattttcagcagcagggactgggagactagtcaggatcgaggcaaagatcaacggagcaaagtacagagagatccttgatgaaaacctgctacagagtgctcaggacctcagactggggtgaggttgaccttccaacaggacaatgacccttggcacacagccaggacaatgcaggtgtggcttcgggacaagtctctgaatgtccttgagtggcccagccagagcccggacttgaatccgatcgaacatatctggagagacctgaaaatagctatgcaacaacacaccccatccaacctgacagagtttgagaggatcttcagagaagaatggtgataaactccccaaatacaggtgtgccaagcttgtagtgtcatactaaagaagactggaggctgtaatcgctgccaaaggtgcttcaacaaagtactgcgtaaaagttcggaatacttatgtaaatgtgatatttccattttttttttttatatataaattagcaacaattctaaaaaacagtttttgctttgtcattatgggatattgtgtgtagatcaatgaggattgttttgtttgttatcaattttagaataaggctgtataacctaacaaaatgtgggaaaagtcaaggggtctgaatactttccgaaggcactgtacatgccaaCCCCATTACCAAGAGCTAAAAATACTTTGGGTAACAGGCTGAGATCACTGTCCTAACTTCACATGATGGTtcccaaaataaatgtgtttcTAGCGTCTATATGAAGAGTATATAAATCTGTGTAGCCTGTCACTTCAGCTCTTTATCACTTGTCATTTAATTCATTGAATGTCTAGACTTTTTCCCCGAGGTCCAAACATTTTGTAAACAAGAAGTAACTAAATGCGTGCCATACATACTAAAATAAACATCAATATAAAGTGTCTTCAAAATGTGAGCATATTGGGTTAACAGGGAGATTAATGAGACGTTTTTTTATATAGGCTACAGACAGCACAGGTCCTCAACAATGATCATTGTAGGATGACAGTCCGGCCTTCTCGGCCTCTGCCTCTTCCCCTGCCACTGCCCCTCTGTGGACCCTGTCCTAGGCCTGCCCAGATCCTCATACCAGTGAAGCGGTCATTGAGGGTCACTCCCGTCTGAAAACCAGGAAACAGTCAAGGTGACATATTCATTATTTATAAGGAGAAGGTAGCTGGTGGAACGACAGAATTAGAATCTGAATTTCATAGGCTCTCTATGCTAAAGACATTGAAATGTTCTAAATACTGGTAATGGCATATCACCTGATTTATAGTGGCCTTGAAGTTAAATCTGAGAGGGATGCCTTTGGGCTGGGGGGACACCCCTGATGGACTGGATCGGTCCAGCACTGTGGCCTGCTTAGCCTTGGCCCTGAGAGAGATCAGGTAAAGACACAGGACAGATAAGGATTAGCTTTTGTAGCCTATCTGAATGCACATAATTAGtaataaaacgttttttttgtaCAGAACCCACAAAGGCCTTTCTGTAAAACATGGCTGCAGTGTGTACTAATGTATGTGCAACTCACGCGGGCTCTGAGTTGGCTTTGGAGTTGGGCAGTGACACCGTCAAGGTAGAAACACCGGAGGGCGCCTTTTTCCAGCTATTGCAGGTAATGTTATGAGAACATATAATAATGAGCAATACTACCAATATAATTTGGTTTATTTGTCACAAGCAACCACAGTGATGTTATCTCACCTTCTAACCTTTTGGTACTTATCCATTTTTCCATTTTCTGCAGGAAACTAGAAGGAGGGGAAAATGATAAATGTACATGTAAGGGTTTCTTTTACTATTATTCTGTGTATTCATTCAGATGAATTTGTAGGCATTAGACACCGTACTATGATCATCTATTgcaaaccataaaaaaacagtATTCATTGAACAGTACCCAGTAATATGCCTTGTTTTACTCATGCTGAACATGACCTCTGTTTGCATGGCTCTTACTGTAAGTGCAGAGATACTGTACATTCATTCCTCTGAATAGCATGGCCTACTAAAGGTTGTGTATAAGTGTTATAAATGTGAAAATAACAAAATACCCCTCTGTTTAGGATGAATGGCTTCACACCGCCCTGTCTCTGTTTGGGCTGGAATGGTGGCTTCTTCTGCCCTCTGAATTGGGGAGGAGGCCTAATACAGTGACACAAGAATCATGCCCATAAAGAGActgtacaaaacaaatgaaaaagACAAACAATATCCCTAGCGAAATCCCTAAAAGTGCATGGAATTGTGAACAAATGGAATCAATGTGTTTCACAAATAAACCTATCTATCAAAATCACATGTCATAACTCAGTAAATTGCTAATATAATTTCCCATATTGGAAGAAAAGGAGTCCAGGCCGTCAGACATTTACATAAGACTAGAGTAGGTTCCCAAAGTTCAAGTCCATCTGACCCCTGAAGCTACTCATTTGAATGTTTCTTAACTGCACACCTGATGTACAAATCCTGTGTTTACACAAACATAACATAATGACATACATACACATCATGTATATACTATACACACATAAAACCCATGCATACAGATCATGTATATACTATACACACATAAAACCCATGCATACACATCATGtatatactatacacacacaaaacccatGCATACAGATCATGTATATACTATACACACATAAAACCCATGCATACACATCATGTATATACTATACACACATAAAACCCATGCATACAGATCATGTATATACTATACACACATAAAACCCATGCATACAGATCATGTATATACTATACACACATAAAACCCATGCACACATGAAACCCATGTGCTCAGAGAGAAGGAAAGCCATGTCAGAGTCTAAGAGAATCTTACGCATTATAAAAGTGCTGTGATAATGCATTAAGCAAGCATGCTGTACCTTCTCAAAGCCCCCGGGGGACCTCTGTATGGTTGATAAAACGCACCCTTGAACAACGGTTTACGTTTTCCGAACTGTGCTCCTTCCTGagggtaaaaaaacaacaaccttttGTCACATCTCACCAGTAACTTGGACTCAACGGTGTGTGCACTTACTACATTGCATCATATTCACATATTGGAAAAGTGCAAATGTCAGTCATTTTCTGTGCACATACCTTTGTGTTCAAAGGAGGTCTTTTTAAAGGGCTCACACCTTTGAGGTGATGTACTCCAAAAGGAGTCtttctgagatatggctttacTCTGTAATAGCCAGGAATGGGGGGTCCCATGTAACGCGATTTGTAGGGTCCTAAAAAGGAGTTATAGTATAATCAGCTCCTTTCTCCAAGAGTGTGATGATATGGTAATGTTGAATGTCTTGATATGGAGGGATATGTAAGCGATGAGCGACCAATACAGTAGGCGTACCTTGCTGGAATTGATAAGGGCCACGTCTGAAAGGAAATGTCTGCTGttgtcctgccctgtccagtTTCTTGAGGACAGTGTTTTTGCTTGTGGTGCGTCGGTCCCGAGCCTTGTTGGCAGCCTTATTGGCCTTGTTCTCTTTTTTGTTCagtttgatgatgtcatctggGAACAGGAAAGTAAAGGCTGTGTTTCAGATGAGAGTAGTCATTGACAATTGAAGCATGCACTCCAAGCTGGAATCGCTCACTTTAACTTGTCACTTGAGAAGCCGAATCCATGACATGTTAGGGGAGCTAATGGGGTCCAAAATTACAGGTGGCATTATGTCTGCAATGTTCAACTCAACATGACAATAATGGATGAGCTCCCCCTAAAATCTCAACTGGATGGTGTTTTAATAGCAGGCCTACATCTCCATTAAAGCACTACAGTTTAAAGTGGCATATTGCATAAAGACTAAAGGAGAATAAGAAATCAGATTGTTGACGTGCGGGCTATGTAACGTGTGGTGCAGGTCCATGTCACACCAAGATGCCTACTTGTGTCGAATGCATTTTGTTTTATTGTTCAATAAGATTGAATAATATAGCAATTATCGTTGCACTATGGAACACATGAAGGCATGAACTTCACTATGCTTTGTTTACTGGAACAACATTTGATTGGTTAACACGCACACTGCAAAGAATCATGAGAAAATGTCCAACCTAGTGACAAGTCAATCTTCTCCGATGTGCGGGGCTCTTGCGCCTCTTGCGGATCTGACTCCTCCATAGCAGTGGGTTCAGGTTTGGCAGTGGCTGCATCTGCAGAGGTTGCAATGTCCATTATTCCTGTGTCGCACGCAGGGGGCAAACCTTTGACGCCCTGTATGGACTTCTCACTTATTATGGTCTCAAATGTGCCCTATATCTTCCTCCACGAGTAAAGTAATGATAATGGTCAAAAAAGATTACACACTATATTTTACTCAAACTTCTCTCATACATTGGGGCCCTCTTGCTCCTAGGCAGCTGGTAAAGTTTGTCTGCTGCGCTGATAATGTCCAGAGAAGAGGCAACCCAACCCTGTAATGAATTCAACCAACTGCATGACGGAGCCTAAAATGAATTCAACCAATTGCATGACGGAGCCTAAAATAGCTCATGTTCTAACAGTAGTGTTAGGCCTCTAGGCAAGCAAAACACTTGGTAGACCTTTTACAAAGTAGGCCTAGACACCGTGTGCAACAGAAGTCTTTCTGGGGGTTAAATATGTTTCATTAGACATCACCCGGTGTGATTATTAATGATAGTAATAATAGTCTCACTATCAGCAACATTATCTTACAGTACATTTATGTCGGCCTGTCAGCAATGCATTTTTGGAGACGGAGGGTTAATCAAACCACACAATTTAGTTTTGGTGGGAAATACATAGTTGTGATTAGTTCCAGGTGCAAAATGTTCAAATGCCTAATCATACAGGTCTGTATTGGGACTTGTTTATAACTCCAATAGTTTACAGACAGGTCATGGCACAGACGTGATTATGTTCCTTTTCTCCCTGATAAGAAAAGGCATGTATCTCTATTCCAAAAGGTCTGGTAGGCCACAGAGGTAAAATTAGTTTTATATCAGATATTCCGTGGATATTCCGTTTTCTCATCGATAGCTATTGAACCAAGCATTCCATGACTACGAAGAAGGCATATTCTGtatctgtattttattttttataacacAAATGATATATTATGCTTACACAAAGCATGCCATGACTATGAAAATGATATATTCTGAATCGGGGGATGATGGACATAAATTCACTTATATATTTTAATGTTTTTGTGGGAATAAATGTTTCTTCTTCTAAATAAAAATAAGCTATGGATTTCTGtataatatttatttaacctgtAGCAAACCTAGTGGATCATGCTGGAAATAACTGTAAAAGCTAAGTGCCCCCTCCAAAAAACCGACCAAAAAGCATGGCCCTAATCGTGGTTCAAGTCTCAAATGCTGCGTTTACACAgccagcccaattctgatattttttccactaattggtcttttgatcgATCACATCAGAGATGTTAAAAGACCAATTggtgaaaaaaagatcagaattgggcagcctgtgtaaatgcagccagaTACGGCTGAATAGTGGTGCATGTACAGGATACCCCTGTGTTGTACACTTTCTAATCTACTAGATAGCACCACCTCTGCTGAAAGTTGACAGATGACGCTATTCGTTTCAAAGGGTAACGTGAGCATAAAGCCCATTTTCCAATCGTTTTTTAGTCTCAGAGTGAAACAAAATAAAACATACCAATCCCAGTCCTAATTTCAATGTAGCAAATCTTGATAAATCTGGCTGTGAAACTGAGCCAAATATTTTGACCTATTTGCAACGTCACTACCCAAATGTTCTTTGTGTGGCCTTGTCTGCCCGCTAATGTTTGTGGGGATACACTTGAAAACGAAAGGTCAGGATTGAATGcattgagttgcacattctacaaaTTATCTTGGCTATCAGGCAATACATCTACAGTAGGAGCGCAAGCTTTAAAACAGCAATAATACTACCACTGCGGTGCTATAATATAATGAAATGTGTGGTTTaaagcgttggaccagtaactcgAAAGGTCGCTTGTTCGAATCCCCAAggcgactaggtgaaaaatctgttgatgtgcccctTAGAAAGACATGtaaccctagttgctctggataagagtttcTGCTCAAATCTAATATTAATTTGCTCGTGAATTTCTTTAATGCAATTCATCCAATAAATTGGTCCAGAAatgatgacaacacacacactccggGGTCTGGCTTCCCTGCCTCGCCATAAGCTCTCATCACTGACCATACAGTCTTCTTTAATGATCTACAAAAAGCCTTTTAGGACAGATAGAGGATCAGTTTTTACTATGTTGTATTGACAATGGAGACCTGCTCAGTGATCCTCAATCTGCCCTCCACAGGCTTTGAGAATACACGCCTACATTGTCCATAACTTCTATGTGTAAGTGCACTAACAATtttttcagaatggcacaaattccccgatatcagggtacCTGTGATATCTGTTTGTTGGTTGTGCCTGACAGGCAGGCACCTGTTAGTTTGAAGCCTGGCTGACGTGACTCAAATGACCACACAGCGAGGAAGAGCTGCGACTCACTGGTCTGGACAGGAGGCCGTTTTGTTAATACAATATTCACTCAGAAATTGTGTGGACTCATTGATTGATTATTTCAGAaaggttttttttttctttctgggggggggagagggggggggggctgtgtgtgactctgcctgtgggtgtttgagtgagaaagacacagaggagaACCAATCAGAAAAAAAGCACAGCCCCCTTTGTTATCAACGCATCGTGCTGACAACATTAAAAGAGCCTTTCCAGAACCTGAAGTCAGGAGGACTTTGAATTAGGGGTCAGCCAGGCCAGTAGGTTCGGGCCTTTGGCTATGAATCTCTTTTACTCTAATCCATAATCATGCAGAGCCACAGCAAACCTCTCACATTAGACCTTTTTGGAAAAGACCCAGTGAGACAGTGTacgtacagtttttttttttaggttatACTACATTGCGCATGGTTGTTAGTGGCCTACAGGATTCATCTGCATTTGAGGTTAAGGTTAACTACCCCCAAAGAACAAAGGTTGGGCCTCTACTCACTATTTGAACTGGACCAGGTCAATCAAGGTTCCTGAGGTGGGTAGCACATTACTGCCGACTACTGGATGAAAAAATCAGTGACTTCAACCCTTGTCAGATTTAAGAAACTCTTCATTGGATACGTGATTGTTCAGACACTACTAACACATTCATAAACATGACAACTCAGCCTACATCACATTTTCACACTTCATCCAAAGTGCTTGACCTTAAGATTTTAAAACAGGCCTAAAAACAGGTGATACTAGCTGAAGTAGATGGTGAATGTATTTGGCAAGTTTTGAATACAGGAGCTGGAGGCAGAGGGAGTTTCTTCAACCAAacccatctacacccatctaTCCACTTTCGTCTCCTATGCCAACATCCATCCATACAATTGCCTTGTCaactttctgtaaaaaaaaaaatgtatcattgaATTAAACAAACTGAATCAAAAAGCAGTTGAACAAGAATGAACAGAATTTAGGATGAGGGGTTTGTCAAAAGCAAAGCAACTTCCCCTGatctggagagaaagagagcatggGGCAGTTGAGGGATCATTCAAATTCTGTGAGGGACGCCGTATTTCAAAAGGTAAATAGGCtgatgtggacaacccttcacaGGCAAACCATTTGAAAGTGTCTGGGAGTCATCTATAGGTAATGCCACACAACATGAGAGTGACATACTTTGAGGGCATCATGCCTAACAGCAAGTGTAAAAGAAGAAGGGACTGTCCTTGAAGGACAAGGAAGGAGAAGAGGGTCTCAGCTGAGGTCCAAGCATTCTAAAATGTGCTGT is part of the Oncorhynchus clarkii lewisi isolate Uvic-CL-2024 chromosome 10, UVic_Ocla_1.0, whole genome shotgun sequence genome and encodes:
- the LOC139418557 gene encoding UAP56-interacting factor-like gives rise to the protein MDIATSADAATAKPEPTAMEESDPQEAQEPRTSEKIDLSLDDIIKLNKKENKANKAANKARDRRTTSKNTVLKKLDRAGQQQTFPFRRGPYQFQQGPYKSRYMGPPIPGYYRVKPYLRKTPFGVHHLKGVSPLKRPPLNTKEGAQFGKRKPLFKGAFYQPYRGPPGALRRPPPQFRGQKKPPFQPKQRQGGVKPFILNRGFPAENGKMDKYQKVRSWKKAPSGVSTLTVSLPNSKANSEPAAKAKQATVLDRSSPSGVSPQPKGIPLRFNFKATINQTGVTLNDRFTGMRIWAGLGQGPQRGSGRGRGRGREGRTVILQ